In Megalopta genalis isolate 19385.01 chromosome 14, iyMegGena1_principal, whole genome shotgun sequence, the following are encoded in one genomic region:
- the LOC117225687 gene encoding RNA polymerase II-associated protein 1, producing the protein MDGAPLLKRPKPTDNEEELFRMQEEFLSNKQQPSAKVINLRGSTNTFGPSEPSKSQPDTSKVRSRYSQLRKLRTQDRVSTSQSDGEVLNPVINERIQENLNTRQESVQNVPIAPSSILLGNIVEKKFNSSNYNFNKKESLYGSSKGFPEVFIAESVESKGKQSLFLQQVSREQAANKVDEPENVVSLSTDEGSTVIEGSWSNEIHEENLEKLSHMTEEDILREKKKLEMTLNPELIEFLRNRKNKKQRASKDKAEKRGNLDKESTVIHMDEEKLTSKESSIMQNDPPKSIDKMDIEHPVEESNKDNSSSKNNGMQVDEPNSIPKPSAELLEQAKKKGWVHMDSLEPVKLKWMEDVPAQSQEEPATYTARFDFNGILLPYTDENVSPEKGLHHHGEEPDRPGYSLQELLQLSRSSSQQQRCTALTTLANIIEKTRKGWYDKALQPGPMTALNQVNLMIMLRFSLDDTPVAVITATLQALRALLYSEVDEVCLDRLYGFDNYKEPVLKPPGTDQPDASDLKDHELAQLDAVASLLRTDILSRIRYILSEIRPPPVGVTCAFEVLTRLARHSPITALNVASAPHLLDTIVEHFLPLSPNSLATLDAIDNVYGVPVTAAIRFCRVLLCYGGKPVALKLNRLQIMQRILSYISCDAGKSTVALGVESLRFWRLLLLHGEATDTLTGAQLILVSQLQLLLCNHDIQSASELSCEYAAALLAVAGCLPPLRTNVSVLLRKWVSQLRHSGNLTLTKTKLVAEAILAADDVACVRLGPSRTQLFQNLCSTSNLLCGHDPAKERDPSCMLHLGVLAEDGQLQPVVSTPSCFPFLATTFNLFVNQAYTEEIYGVLSDPQVDKYLRQLVATDWSLERSWYTRSELSFLANLVNGAALVKGRLDNETVQRVWKVAVKLVSALPADCSGDVKTMLRNALSEDRLSLGAVADQLERLYLDSGLRSIRLNFSRDVAAVYESYVPVNGQWDQAAMPKDWIYLPVVQVYAKCRDNGNCDEVDAAAISAVLSLELALPDLVDQLSQSLRFSRLVLVYLCDTVYLSDDVSALLSRAVANLLRSHHKSLDFSTQLPGLNSFTDLFTAMCEHFCSTSYGDYGFSMTLMVPIAQRHDVHYRRLLWSEHAGSLRYIRLLPEQLVVPLTEYLYPVEEDVSLIESYITALIRGTVRKEWCPIPHAIATHHSAMFLKRSSRIAARMRTQLAKIPDKDLAALLLDYEAPASS; encoded by the exons ATGGACGGTGCTCCACTTTTAAAACGGCCAAAGCCAACTGACAATGAAGAGGAACTGTTTCGTATGCAAGAAGAGTTTTTGAGCAACAAACAGCAACCATCTGCGAAAGTAATTAATCTACGAGGTTCTACAAATACATTCGGCCCTTCGGAACCGTCTAAGAGCCAACCAGATACCAGCAAAGTcagatcaagatattctcagcTGAGAAAGCTTAGAACACAGGACAGAGTTTCCACTTCGCAAAGCGATGGTGAAGTTTTAAATCCTGTAATTAACGAAAGAATTCAGGAAAATTTGAATACACGACAGGAGTCTGTGCAAAATGTACCGATTGCACCATCTAGTATACTATTAGGAAACATTgttgaaaaaaaatttaattcatCAAACTACAACTTTAATAAAAAGGAATCTTTGTACGGTTCGAGCAAAGGCTTTCCAGAAGTATTTATTGCCGAATCCGTG GAGAGCAAAGGCAAGCAGAGTTTATTTCTACAACAAGTTTCAAGAGAACAAGCAGCAAATAAAGTAGATGAACCTGAAAACGTCGTATCTCTGTCTACCGATGAAGGTAGCACTGTTATAGAAGGTTCATGGTCGAATGAAATACACGAAGAGAATTTGGAAAAACTAAGTCACATGACGGAGGAAGATATACTGAGAGAAAAGAAGAAGCTTGAAATGACTCTTAATCCAGAATTGATCGAATTTTTGAGAAACAGAAAGAATAAAAAGCAGAGAGCAAGCAAAGATAAAGCAGAGAAACGTGGTAACCTTGATAAAGAGTCAACCGTGATCCATATGGACGAAGAAAAATTAACTTCCAAAGAATCATCCATCATGCAAAATGATCCACCCAAAAGCATTGACAAGATGGACATTGAGCACCCTGTAGAAGAGTCTAATAAAGACAACAGTTCCTCCAAAAATAATGGTATGCAAGTAGATGAGCCCAACAGCATACCAAAACCATCCGCAGAATTACTGGAGCAGGCTAAAAAGAAGGGTTGGGTGCACATGGATTCCCTCGAGCCTGTGAAATTGAAATGGATGGAAGATGTTCCAGCGCAGAGCCAAGAAGAGCCTGCTACATATACTGCTCGTTTCGACTTCAACG GAATCCTGCTGCCCTACACAGACGAAAACGTGTCGCCTGAGAAGGGTCTCCACCACCACGGTGAAGAGCCCGACCGGCCCGGTTATTCTTTACAAGAACTGTTACAACTGAGCAGATCCTCCTCGCAGCAGCAACGGTGCACCGCCCTCACGACATTAGCGAACATAATCGAGAAGACCCGCAAGGGTTGGTACGACAAAGCACTGCAGCCTGGACCAATGACCGCACTGAACCAAGTCAATCTAATGATCATGCTAAGATTCTCGTTGGACGACACACCTGTGGCCGTGATCACAGCGACTCTGCAAGCCCTACGAGCCTTGTTATACAGCGAGGTGGACGAGGTCTGCCTGGACAGGCTGTACGGCTTCGACAACTACAAAGAACCGGTTCTAAAGCCACCTGGCACCGATCAACCGGACGCCAGTGACCTGAAGGACCACGAACTGGCCCAGCTGGACGCTGTGGCTAGTTTACTAAGGACCGACATACTCTCACGCATCAGGTACATCCTAAGCGAAATCCGGCCGCCGCCAGTCGGTGTAACCTGCGCCTTCGAGGTCCTCACGAGGCTCGCGAGGCACTCGCCCATCACCGCACTGAACGTCGCATCCGCTCCGCACCTATTGGACACAATTGTTGAGCATTTCCTGCCGCTCTCGCCGAACTCGTTAGCGACGCTCGACGCAATAGACAACGTCTATGGTGTCCCAGTGACCGCCGCCATCAGGTTCTGCCGGGTCCTGCTATGCTACGGCGGCAAACCCGTCGCGCTGAAGCTGAACAGACTGCAGATCATGCAACGCATCTTGTCATACATCAGCTGCGACGCAGGCAAGAGTACCGTCGCCCTCGGCGTCGAGAGCTTGCGCTTCTGGAGATTATTGCTGCTCCACGGCGAGGCGACGGACACTCTGACCGGGGCCCAGCTGATCCTGGTCTCTCAGTTGCAGCTCCTGCTGTGCAACCACGACATCCAGAGCGCCTCGGAGCTGTCCTGCGAGTACGCCGCGGCTCTGTTAGCCGTCGCCGGCTGCCTGCCGCCTCTCAGAACGAACGTGTCGGTCTTGCTGAGGAAGTGGGTCTCGCAGCTGCGGCACTCCGGCAATCTGACGCTGACCAAGACGAAGCTGGTCGCGGAGGCCATCCTGGCGGCCGACGACGTCGCCTGCGTTCGTCTCGGCCCGTCAAGGACGCAGCTGTTCCAGAATCTCTGCTCCACGTCGAATCTACTCTGCGGCCATGATCCAGCCAAGGAGAGAGACCCTTCCTGCATGCTTCACCTAGGGGTGCTAGCAGAGGACGGCCAGTTGCAGCCAGTCGTCTCCACGCCGTCCTGCTTCCCCTTCCTCGCGACCACTttcaatttatttgttaatCAAGCCTATACAGAAGAGATCTACGGGGTGCTAAGCGATCCCCAGGTCGATAAATATTTGAGGCAGCTGGTGGCAACCGACTGGAGCTTGGAGAGATCCTGGTACACAAGGTCGGAGCTGTCCTTCCTCGCCAATCTGGTCAACGGAGCAGCCCTGGTCAAAGGCAGACTGGATAACGAGACGGTGCAAAGAGTTTGGAAGGTCGCCGTGAAACTGGTGTCAGCTTTGCCGGCTGACTGTTCTGGTGATGTCAAGACCATGCTGAGGAACGCCCTGTCGGAGGATAGGCTGAGCTTGGGCGCCGTTGCCGACCAGCTGGAGAGGCTGTACCTGGACTCCGGCTTGCGCAGCATCCGGCTGAACTTCTCTCGCGACGTGGCGGCTGTCTACGAGAGCTACGTGCCAGTGAATGGGCAATGGGACCAGGCTGCGATGCCTAAGGATTGGATCTATCTGCCGGTGGTGCAGGTCTACGCGAAATGCAGGGACAACGGGAACTGCGACGAGGTCGACGCGGCCGCTATCTCCGCGGTGCTGAGCTTGGAACTGGCGCTACCGGACCTGGTCGACCAGCTCTCCCAGAGCTTGAGGTTCAGCAGGCTGGTCCTGGTGTACCTGTGCGACACGGTGTACCTCAGCGACGACGTGTCCGCTTTGCTGAGCAGAGCCGTTGCTAATTTGCTGAGGAGTCATCATAAGAGTCTTGACTTTTCGACGCAGCTGCCAGGGCTTAACTCGTTCACCGATCTGTTCACAGCCATGTGCGAGCACTTCTGCTCGACCTCATACGGGGACTACGGGTTTTCGATGACGCTGATGGTACCCATCGCTCAGAGGCACGACGTTCATTATAGGAGGTTGCTGTGGTCGGAGCACGCCGGCTCACTGCGCTATATCAGGCTACTTCCGGAGCAGCTGGTCGTTCCTTTGACGGAGTACTTGTATCCTGTTGAAGAGGACGTGTCGCTGATCGAGAGCTATATTACAGCGCTGATCCGGGGAACCGTGAGGAAAGAGTGGTGTCCGATACCTCATGCTATTGCTACGCATCATTCAGCGATGTTTTTGAAAAGGTCGAGCAGGATCGCCGCGAGAATGAGGACCCAGCTGGCTAAGATACCTGACAAGGACCTGGCCGCTTTGCTGCTGGATTATGAAGCTCCTGCGTCGAGCTGA
- the ave gene encoding sterile alpha motif domain-containing protein aveugle yields the protein MVEEVVNSTNKPKTKTTRPRPVYLWNVLDVQKWLRRHCSDYYQLYHEKFLYHDITGRVLLRINENILLRLGIDNEQHRMDIWREIMKLHLKTDMLEIKDIERRNNLNFD from the exons ATGGTAGAGGAAGTAGTTAACTCCACAAATAAACCAAAG ACTAAAACTACTAGACCACGTCCAGTTTATTTGTGGAATGTGTTGGATGTACAAAAATGGTTGAGAAGGCATTGCAGTGATTATTACCAGTTGTATCATGAGAAGTTTTTGTAT CATGACATTACAGGAAGAGTGCTGCTGAGAatcaatgaaaatattttactGAGACTAGGAATCGATAATGAACAGCACAGGATGGATATCTGGAGAGAAATCATGAAATTGCATCTGAAAACGGACATGTTGGAAATTAAAGACATTGAACGGcgtaataatttaaattttgattaa